A window of Eucalyptus grandis isolate ANBG69807.140 chromosome 4, ASM1654582v1, whole genome shotgun sequence genomic DNA:
CTGTTGCTCTTCATCAGAGAATCAAACACAGCCTTCTTCACATCAGCGGACAATCTAACGGGAGCGCTTTGTTTTTGACCTCTCCCATGGACATCGACGAAATTGATTTTGCAGAAATGGTAGAGAAATCTGGAAGGGACCTGATTGTACGATTCGAGAAAAGAGTATTGGCGAAGTTTCCTTTCCCAAGGCTTCAAATGTACCCCGCATATTAGTCCTATCAGCTTCTCGATGCGCTTGCTCCCTTGCCACGACTGCTTTTGCACGTAGTTGCAAAGCCATTCAACTTTCGCCCAGTCGGAGATAGCCATCAGAAAGAGCTGAACAAGCTCAACACATATGAATACCATGAGAACGACCGCAGTCACGAGAACGTCGACCCTCCACCCACTGGATGTCACCAATTGGACAACAACATCTTGGGGCTTTGTGGTTTTGGGCATCAGGAATACAACTGTTACCATGGTGCCTGTGATCAAACACAAAAGCTCCACCACTTTCAGCTGCCAAAGGCGCGCTTGGAAAATGATGGGGTAATTGGTGTAGAAAAAATCGTGAAAAAAGGTAAGCTCGACTTCAGCGATTCGAAATGCTCTctcatacccattttctttctGAAGAATTCCATCTCGAATCAAGTGCCACGCCTTCTGATGAGCTTCTTCCGGCAATGAGTAGCTCAAAAATTTCAAACGGAGAAGCAGGTAGAACGCGTAAGAGAGACAAATATCCTTGAACTTGCCATCCCCGTCTCCCCCGCTTGAGCTCAAAAGAGCCCCTTTGCACTCCCACACCCTTTCTATGGTGATGACTTCCTCCTCATAATTTCCTGAGACCGTTTCAAAATTTGCCTTTGGTGCTGCGACTTCACCAAAGACTTTCTCGAGTACGGTCCGACTCACTTTCACCACATATTTGTATCCTTTCATAGTTTCGGGATCGGCGCGGGGATCCAGGCAACGATGCTTGGAGCTTACTGACATATGATCCGCGACCCATTTTGTCATTCGATCCCGGCCAAATGCGCTTACTGACACGAGCGATAGTGCTCTCTCTGTGGTCTTAAGCGCTAGGATGACGAAATAGAGCAGGAAAACCGCCAGCCTTGACGGCAAGGTGGTCAGATAGAGTGTCCACAATGTTAGTAACCCTATGAACGTGACCACGTGTTGACAAGCATAATTCTTCCACTGCTCGTTGTCCTCAAGACTATGTGCAGAGAAAGAGTTTGAGCTTCCAAGAAAGATCATCAAGAAAGTCGCCCACAGCGGGAACAGTGGGTTGTGGAACGGGGATTCGCGCATTAGCCCGAGCGTGTACGTTATCAAGTAGCCCGAGAGAGTGTACGCGGCCCACAGGACAACATTGAGCATCGGATTGTTGTTCCGACGCCTCAATGAACCGAAAGCCACAAGGAAGAGGAGCAGGAAGGCGACTGAGCCACGTAGAGCTCTATTAGCGCGAGCATGCCCTCCGGGGTTTGGAGCCTCTTCACGACAGCGCTGGCCTCGGTGATGGTTTGGTTCCCCGACGCCATTTGGCTACCTTGCAAGTCCcccatgtttttatttttattattttggtgAATAAAGACAGATTGTGTTCTTGGTGAGTGTTAGAGAGAGCCAAGAAGTTTAAGAGCTTTGAGAGTTCGTTTACTGTGTGTGCGGAGACCAAAGAGGAAACCTGCCTTTATTGATATCAACTCTGATGTCCGGAGTCGGTCCAGGCTTTAATTTTGATTTCCCCCGCGCGACACGAGTTCGTTTATTTAGTTAGCAACGTCCAATTATCGTTCAAAGGGGTTTATACTTGCTACCCACGTAAGGAATTGTCTTTCCATCCGTCCTTTGGGCAAAAGGGCATTCCTTACTTACCTCGGTAACTAAAGTAGCAATCGATAAagttaattttgttaaaaatcttaaattggtacgatgacatatttattcaaaattaattttgctTCTACAAAAGTCTCAAACCAATGACATATATACCAAACTAAGTTTCGTCTCACAAAAGCTCTCAAAGTAGTGCCTCTCACCTAAATTCAGCCTCCATGTTAAATCCTAAACTGTTAACGGGGGATAGCTTGTGGTTAAGGGTACTAATTTGAGGcttttcattaaatgaaaattacttTAAGATAAATGTGCTATATTTATcggtttgaattatttttaacgacaggaaaattaattttggttaaatataTCATGGGCCActggtttatgatttttatggcACCAGCTCtaaaaaagaacttattttgaCTATATTGCCCTATTCTTTCTTCAACAAGACATTTCGCAAAAAGAGGTCAAAAAGAGAGCACTCAACTTGGTTATCAAatgcctgcaaaaaaaaaaaaaaaaacttggttaTTAAATGATTGGAGAAGGTGGCATCCGGCCCAGtttgagttttcttcttctctcttttctcttgcgATCTCTTCTTGTtgaccttttatttttattttccaaaattcttgcacttttccatgatttttggaggatATGCAGCAATCTCTTCTCCCATttctcttcttgcttttctctATTCATTTAGtagggaaaatataaaaaaactccAGCCATTAAAATGAAAGCATggtaatatttaattactctaacactTCCCTTCACATGCAAATTAACTTTAGCTTAAGCCTAAAGTGTGTACATGTAATTGGGAGGTAAATAGGAATCTTAAAAGATTCGAACTCAGGACTCATTCTCTAATACTATAAAAGAACAGCAGTGTTTGAATGTTAATCTAAACGTACAATTTGTTGAGATCATACCCACTATGTAAAGTTATTATAAAGTGTTGCGCTTCATAAGGAAACAATGCAATAAtggaaataataaaagaaaagatcctttcaattttttattttattttagtatcTTCAAAAGTCTGcttgtgattttgattgatatattcatcttcttttcccttAATTGATAAATCACTGCCTTTGAGATCAATGCTTATCGATTTTGATTTTACTTGGGATTTTGCTTTCTGCCATGGATTGCTCACTTCTCAATCCAAAATATAGTGGACATTGAATAAAATAtccattgattttttaatcgtGCATAGAGAGATATGAAGTGTGACGAAGAGGAACAATGCAAGCAACCGTGTGCATAGAAGTCCCACATTGGGcatgtttcaaaaaaatacaCACCTTGTAAAGAGGCACATTTATCACTGCCGTTTCCCAAGCTCAGTTGTGAAGGCTTGTAGCCCAGGTTGGGGCATCAATGTGGTCGCACATGGGTTCAATTCTTGCAGGTCGGGCTTGTTGTGGCTCTCACCTGGCCCGCCCGTTCCAAGCCTGAGGGTTGATTCATGACCATGCGAGAAGGAGGGGCTTTTGAGTCCATTAAACTATTTATGTTTATAagtaaaaaggtaaaaaagcaCTAGAATGAAGAATATGGTGTAATTAATGCGAGAataattctttcctttaggaACAATTCAAGATTATTCCCGTAAAGACTATAGTGAAATAGACACAAGAATAATACCTTTCATTTGGGAATAATCAAATAGAGACAAAGAATAGCGATCTCTTAtccatgacttttttttttttcaaaattcttatatttttacatgattttcggagtatttacatcaattttttcccatttgtctttttgcttttctctagTCATTTACTAGGGGAAATATAATTAAGATGCATTCACTATCTTTACTTTTAAACTATCAAATTGAATTTCGTATTGGTTTTTTTGATATCATTCTGGTAGATTTTATGAGACCACTATGAACTACTCAAAAAACTTAAGCTATAAATGAAAACGTGGTATAATATTTATCTACTCTAAAACTCTCACTCACGCGTAAGCTCAACTTTGTCCTATGCCTAAGGCATGGAAATGTAATTGGGGATGTAaatagggacctgaaattttttgaacttATGACTCTTCCTCTGATACcgtaaaaagaacaaaagtgtTTGATTGTTGATCTCACCGTATAATTTATTGGGATGATGTCCATTATATAAGGATGTTAAAAAGTGTTATACTTCATAAGAAAATAATACAATAAtagaaataacaaataaaaagatcATTATATTATTAGAGCTGCCAATCCTTTGATTTTAATATCTTCAAGAATCCGCTTGTCATTTTGATTGATATGTCCAAATTCTTCTCCTTTGGTTGATAAATAAGTTCTTTTAAGAAAAGCATGCTCGGTCCATCTTTTGTGGTGCCTTTTTATCATGATTTTAGTTGAGATTTCGCTTTCTGCTGTGGATTGGCCGCTTCTCGATCCAAAGAACAGTGGACATTGAAGAAAATTCGAAATCCATTGAATTCTGAATTGTACGTAGAGAAATATGAAGTGTGACAAAGAGAACAATGCAATGTGCATAGAAGTCCCACATTGGGCATTCATCAGGGCGATACACACTTTATTGGAGGCATAGCTGCCAATGCCATCCGCCGAGTTTAGTTGTGCGGACTTGTAACCCAGGTGTGGGGCATGGATGTGGTGGGACATGGGTTCAATTCTTGCGGATTGGCCCATGTGGCTCTCATCTTCTCCCGATTGCTCAATGCACAGGCTGAGCGAAGGCTAGGGTCAGGGGTTAGCGTGAGGCTAGCTTCACTGAGCTGCGAAAACTAGGGTATCAAAAAGTGGACCGAAAATTCTAGTTCAGTttggataataattttttttcccagtCTGGATAATTTCGATTCAGTTTAGTTAATAAAAACGAAttcttaatattataatttacgtattttttttttcttttccactaaacttcttcttaatattacaaaaaagaaaactgaaaaaccgaaccaaagCGCATCTTTAGTTTGGGTCGCAATTTGTTTCAAAGCTAATGTACACCAAAATGGTTTGGTTTGGATtacttgaaaattcaaaaccaaactATTTGACACCCCTAACAAAAACCTCCGGCTTCGAGTAGTGCAAGAATAATGGCCTGGCGCCACTCAGGTTTGCCATGGCCCAATGGACTGAATTCTCTATACTACCactttttttatcctttttttcatGAGTCTTCCTTACCTTAGTGCACacaacctttttctttccctttttctttaccTTAGGGGTTTTTGTTTTATAagtaaaaaaggcaaaaagaaaaagaacgaagaaCATAGTGTGATTAACgagagaataatttctttttttaggaataatttgagatttattccCATAAAGATGATTTAACTACGAAGAACGTAGTGTGATAAACaagagaataatttcttttgtttaggaataatttgagatttattccaatttttttcctttccactaaacttcttcttaatattacaaaaaagaaaactaaaaaaccGAACCAAAGTGCATCTCCGATTTGGGTCGCGATTTGTTTCAAAGCTAATGTACACCAAAAATGGTTTGGTTtgtatttcttgaaaattcgaAACCAAACTATTTCACACCCCTAACAAAAACTTCCAGCTCCCAGTAGTGCAAGGATAATGGCCTGGCGTTGCTCAGGTTCGCCATGGCCCAATGGACTGAATTCTCTATACCACCATTTTTTGATCCTTTTTTTCGTGAGTCTTCCTTACTTTAGTGCATAGACgcaacccttttctttttcttttttccctttgtctttACCTTAGGAGTTTTTGTTTTATAagtaaaaattgcaaaaaagaaaatgaacgaAGAACTTAGTGTGATTAACgagagaataatttcttttgtttaggaataatttgagatttattccaatttttttcctttccactaAACTTCttattaatattacaaaaaagaaaactgaaaaaccaaaccaaagTGCATCTCCAATTTGGGTCGCAATTTGTTTCAAAGCTAATGTACACCAAAAATGGTTTGGTTtggatttcttgaaaatttgaaaccAAACTATTTCACACCCCTAACAAAAACCTCTAGCTCCTAGTAGTGTAAGGATAATGGCCTGGCGCTGCTAAGGTTCGCCATGGCCCAATGGACTGAATTCTCTGTACCACCATTTTTTGATCCTTTTTTCGTGAGTCTTCCTTACCTTAGTGTGTAGACgcaacccttttcttttcttttttccctttggcTTTACCTTAGGGGTTTTTGTTTTATAAGTAAaagatgcaaaaagaaaatgaacgaAGAGCTAGTGTGATTAACgagagaataatttcttttgtttaggaataatttgagatttattccaatttttttcctttccactaaacttcttcttaatattacaaaaaagaaaactgaaaaaaccaaaccaaagtGCATCTCTGATTTGGGTCGCGATTTGTTTCAAAGCTAATGTACACCAAAAATGGTTTGGTTtggatttcttgaaaatttgaaaccAAACTATTTCACACCCCTAACAAAAACCTCTAGCTCCTAGTAGTGTAAGGATAATGGCCTGGCTGCTAAGGTTCGCCATGGCCCAATGGACTGAATTCTCTGTACCACCATTTTTTGATCCTTTTTCGTGAGTCTTCCTTACCTTAGTGTGTAGACgcaacccttttcttttcttttttttccctttgtctttACCTTAGGGGTTTTTGTTTTATAAGTAAaagatgcaaaaagaaaatgaacgaAGAGCGTAGTGTGATTAACgagagaataatttcttttgtttaggaataatttgagatttattccaattttttcctttccactaaacttcttcttaatattacaaaaaaagaaaactgaaaaaaccGAAACAAAGTGCATCTCCGATTTGGGTCGCGATTTGTTTCAAAGCTAATGTACACCAAAAATGGTTTGGTTtggatttcttgaaaatttgaaaccAAACTATTTGACACCCTAACAAAACCTTCGGCTCCTAGTAGTGCAAGGATAACGGCCTCTCGCCGGTCGGGTTCGCCATGGCCCAATGGACTGAATTCTTTGTACCACCATTTTTTGATCCTTTTTTAGTGAGTCTTCCTTACCTTAGTGCGTAGAcgcaacctttttctttttctttttctttttccctttgtcttTACCTTAGGGCTTTTTGTTTTATaagtaaaaaatgcaaaaggaaaaagaacgaAGAGCGTAGTGTGATTAAcgaaagaataatttcttttgtttaggaataatttgagatttattccCATAAAGATTATTTAACTACGAAGAACGTAGTGTGATTAATgagagaataatttcttttgtttaggaataatttgagatttattccAATATTTTTCCTCTTCACTAAACttcttcttaatattacaaaaaagaaaacttaaaacCGAaccaaagtgcatcttcgattTGGGTCGCGATTTGTTTCAAAGCTAATGTACACAAAAAGTGGTTTGGTTtggatttcttgaaaatttgaaaccAAACTATTTGACACCCCGAACAAAAACCTCCGGCTCCTAGTAGTGCAAGGATAATGGCCTGGCGTCGCTCGGGTTCGCCATGGCCCAATGGACTGAATTCTCTGTACCAtcattttttatcctttttgtgAGTCCTCCTTACCTTAGTACGTAGACGcaacctctttctttttctattttcccttTATCTTTACCTTAGGGGTTTTTGTTTTATAAGtaaaaaaggaataaagaaaaagaacgaagaaCGTAGTGTGATTAaccagaaaataatttctttttttagtagtaatttgagatttattccaattattttccttttcactaaacttcttcttaatattacaaaaaagaaaactgaaaaaccgaaccaaagTGCATCTCCAATTTGGGTCGTGATTTGTTTCAAAGCCAATGTACACCAAAAATGGTTTGGTTtggatttcttgaaaattcgaAACCAAACTATTTGACATCCTTAACAAAAACCTCCGGCTCCTAGTAGTGCAAGAATAATGGCCTGGCGCCGCTCAGGTTCGTAATGACCCAATGGACTGAATTTTCTGTAGcaccatttttttccctttttcgtgAGTCTTCCTTACCTTAGTGCGTAGAcgcaacctttttctttttcttttttccctttgtcaTTACcttaggggttttttttttataagtaaaaaaggcaaaaagaaaaagaacgaagaaCGTAGTGTGATTAACgagagaataatttcttttttaggaataatttgagatttattccCATAAAGATTATTTAACTACGAAGAACGTAGTGTGATTAACgagagaataatttcttttgtttaggaataatttgagatttattccaattttttttcattttcactaaacttcttcttaatattacaaaaaagaaaactgaaaaaccgaaccaaagCGCATCTCCGATTTGGGTCGCGATTTGCTTCAAAGCTAATGTACACCACAAATGGTTTGGTTcggatttcttgaaaattcgaAACCAAACTATTTGACACCCCGAACAAAAACCTCCGGCTCCTAGTAGTGCAAGGATAATGGCCTGGTGCCGCTCAGGTTCACCATGGCCCAATGGACTGAATTCTCTGTACCAccattttttatccttttttcaTGAGTCTTCCTTACTTTAGTGTGTAGAtgcaacctttttctttttctttttccctttgtcttTACCTTAGGGCTTTTTGTTTTATAAgtaaaaagggcaaaaaagaaaaagaatgaagaatgtagtgtgattaatgaaagaataatttcttttgtttaggaATATTTGAGGTTTATTCCCATAAAGATGATTTAACTAGAATAAAGAATATAGTGTAACGAGCGCAGGAATAACATCTTTCATTTGGGAATAACTCGAGATTTATTCCAATAAGGATAATAATATCTTTTGCATATTAGTCAATGGGATAAGTTGTACCTTCGTCATTTTGATGTTGCATGTTTCAAAAAgcatcttttcttgtttttaagtTTCGTCACACGAGTGGCATGCTGTGCCAATACACATTCAACTGCTTCTTAATCAAAGAGTCGACAACAATTTCAAAAAACCACCTAGAAATAaggcagaaaaaaaaaggatgcgAATTGCGAAGGCTGTATGAATTATTTTATCATACAATCAACTAAATCCAAAGCTCAAAACTACACTCAACAATCAGCAAGACATTTCAGtgctactatttttttttttccgcttgCTGTATCGATTTCTTCGTTAATTCTACTCTCAAAAATGTTGTTCCATCATAGATTACTTCACTAGCGATGGCTGGCATATAATAATTTGCAACAATAACTTTCAAGTGAAAAAAGGATTAATCGATTCTCTGAAAGTACTAGCAAGccataggggtgagcattggtctagGGTTAACCCTAGATCAACATTGGACCCAATCCTATCAGTCCTGGTCTAGTTCCCAATGGGACTTGGTCGGTCTTTGGTATTGGAATTCCTTGACCAACACTGTGTGGGTTAGTCCTCGATCTTGAGAGTTGAGGGTCGATCCAACCCGAaccaatatattatatatattatatataatatatataatatatattatatataatatatataatatatattatatatctaatatattatttgtaattttttttgtatattctaAAGAGAAAACCCTATGTCAAACGGGGTAAACAACATTAAATGGCTTCTCACGGGGTCCAAAATGGCGTAAATAGCATTAAATGGCTCCTCACGGCATCTTCCTCCAATACTCGTTCTAtcctgtttttttgttcttttagtcttcaatttgccaaaatcgaaagaaataaCTTCCCTGCTCGCCAttcaattttccattttatcaCATATCTTTGTGAGTGGTTTTAAtcgtttttatggttttttactTTTAGCAGATGTAAAATTTCTATTGTTGttttatcttaaatttgttgaatgCGTACTAATATTTATAGCTTGATTGCACAATGCTGCATTGTCGAatatatatgtaatttgaaatggCAGATTTGccttttcaaggagtacaaaaaatgaaacaaaagaaattattgattggtcctGAGTTGACCCTGGAACCAAACCGAACTTATTGGGTTGGTTTGATCCTCAGTCCTAAGCTCAATAAGGTCGGTCctcgatcccaaaaattgagaactaacATTGTGCGGGTTGGTCTTAGGACTAACGGGTGAAACcgaaccatactcacccctagcAAGCCAATCTTCCTCCTTCCAACTTGAAATGTTTCTATAGGAGAATTTTCAGAAGGTGTAGCTTAGAAACATCTAGGTGAGATTGACCATCGCCCGCAGTGGCGTAGTTGCCTTgagctctctccccctcatgaaGGGGAGAAGTTCAAATCCCAGATGCGTCGTTAGGTATTCTCACTTGGAAtactgtggtggtgggtcctatAGTCGCTCCCAGGGTttgctcgccggcgtcggcttACGGGGTTCCCGggttacgaaaaaaaaaaaaaacatctagGTGAGATTGTTGTAGTACTCACAAGGAagtaaatgatataaaaaaaatgaaggaggaggcTCATTCATCTAGTAGGCatctaagtagcaccgacacacAACATAACACGTCGACAaagtcatttctcaaaaatagaaatttggacACATTGAGACACGttgtatataaaataaatatttttatattttaattaatttgattcaaatttataaataattaattaattaaaaaaaagaacctgcaatgaatttacactaagcATTCAAcatttaatacttttatttttcgaaattattt
This region includes:
- the LOC120292587 gene encoding uncharacterized protein LOC120292587, whose protein sequence is MLNVVLWAAYTLSGYLITYTLGLMRESPFHNPLFPLWATFLMIFLGSSNSFSAHSLEDNEQWKNYACQHVVTFIGLLTLWTLYLTTLPSRLAVFLLYFVILALKTTERALSLVSVSAFGRDRMTKWVADHMSVSSKHRCLDPRADPETMKGYKYVVKVSRTVLEKVFGEVAAPKANFETVSGNYEEEVITIERVWECKGALLSSSGGDGDGKFKDICLSYAFYLLLRLKFLSYSLPEEAHQKAWHLIRDGILQKENGYERAFRIAEVELTFFHDFFYTNYPIIFQARLWQLKVVELLCLITGTMVTVVFLMPKTTKPQDVVVQLVTSSGWRVDVLVTAVVLMVFICVELVQLFLMAISDWAKVEWLCNYVQKQSWQGSKRIEKLIGLICGVHLKPWERKLRQYSFLESYNQVPSRFLYHFCKINFVDVHGRGQKQSAPVRLSADVKKAVFDSLMKSNRKLANGQTSLMLNNMSDELSWACRLETQTEVIMVWHITTSFLEYKRPLNHDPNFNIATNLSKYLAYLVAFAPRLLPDHLYDTENIFNQVILESREELKMCKTYGERIHRLKDIGEIPEDTETPENMVIHRGARLGVQLLKENQRRIWKILAEFWAELILYVAPSDKAKAHVEHLAKGGEFVTHLWALVSHAE